The Desulfuromonas versatilis genome has a segment encoding these proteins:
- a CDS encoding YbaK/EbsC family protein, with translation MPSIEEVKHYLAGEGIEVWQFDQPTPNSEEAARAVGCSPAEIAKSILFIVGGKPLMVVTSGDMKVKSSKLKQAAGLSGKVKLPLADEVLRHTGYRPGGVCPFLLPGDLPVFLDASLRRFARIYPAAGDDHSAVPISVDCLMDLTLAQEVDVCEPLAV, from the coding sequence ATGCCGTCCATCGAAGAGGTGAAACACTACCTGGCTGGCGAGGGAATCGAGGTCTGGCAGTTCGACCAGCCGACCCCCAACTCGGAGGAGGCGGCGCGGGCCGTGGGTTGTTCGCCGGCCGAGATCGCCAAGAGCATCCTGTTTATCGTCGGCGGGAAGCCCCTGATGGTGGTGACCTCGGGGGATATGAAGGTGAAAAGCTCCAAGCTCAAACAGGCTGCCGGACTGAGCGGGAAGGTCAAGCTCCCGCTTGCCGACGAGGTGCTCCGCCACACCGGGTACCGCCCCGGCGGGGTCTGCCCGTTTCTGCTGCCGGGGGATCTGCCGGTGTTTCTCGATGCCTCTCTGCGACGCTTCGCCCGTATATATCCGGCGGCCGGGGACGACCACTCCGCGGTCCCCATCTCCGTGGACTGCCTGATGGATCTGACCCTGGCCCAGGAGGTCGATGTATGCGAGCCGCTGGCAGTCTGA
- a CDS encoding SEL1-like repeat protein, producing the protein MKRIWLVILTMAAVCLQASASALASEAHLRQIEQQADQGDAESQYQLGLRYANGDGVPQDLARARQWWLKAAGQGHPQAQYGMGFIYEKGAGVTRDLGEARQWWQRAADQGHVQSQMFLASIYATGYGVEKNPAEAAKWAKMAADQDFAPAQYNLGVMYATGSGVVKDLKEAARWYQRAAEQGDSNAQFNLGGMYASGEGVSLDPALAYVWMNMAAHKGHKGARQRMKELIARVEPKKVLEAQREVAQRGDSDAQFLLGAMYADGEGFSTDYAEAFSWWHQAAVQGHIAAQFNLGVMFANGEGVKKDFSEAIKWYRLAAEQGDANAQFNLGGMYLNGEGVENNELQASIWFKLAASQGHEKAREMLSKINTSQK; encoded by the coding sequence ATGAAACGCATCTGGCTGGTCATACTCACCATGGCGGCCGTCTGCCTTCAGGCCTCCGCCAGCGCCCTTGCGAGCGAAGCCCATCTCCGGCAGATCGAGCAGCAGGCAGACCAGGGCGACGCCGAATCCCAGTACCAGCTTGGGCTTCGTTACGCCAACGGTGACGGCGTACCGCAAGACCTGGCCAGGGCTCGGCAGTGGTGGCTCAAGGCAGCCGGACAAGGACACCCCCAGGCTCAGTACGGAATGGGATTCATTTATGAAAAAGGCGCTGGTGTCACCCGCGACCTGGGAGAGGCCCGCCAATGGTGGCAGCGCGCAGCCGACCAGGGGCATGTTCAGTCCCAGATGTTCTTGGCCAGCATCTATGCCACGGGGTACGGGGTCGAGAAAAACCCGGCCGAAGCCGCCAAATGGGCGAAAATGGCCGCAGACCAGGACTTTGCCCCGGCTCAGTACAACCTTGGCGTCATGTACGCCACCGGCTCCGGAGTCGTGAAGGACCTTAAAGAGGCTGCGCGCTGGTACCAGCGCGCGGCTGAACAGGGCGACTCCAATGCCCAGTTCAATCTCGGAGGCATGTATGCCTCCGGGGAAGGCGTATCGCTGGACCCGGCTCTGGCGTATGTCTGGATGAATATGGCCGCCCACAAAGGACACAAGGGGGCCAGGCAACGGATGAAGGAACTTATCGCCAGGGTAGAGCCGAAAAAAGTTTTGGAGGCCCAGCGAGAGGTGGCCCAAAGGGGCGATTCGGATGCCCAGTTTTTGCTCGGCGCGATGTATGCCGACGGAGAGGGATTCTCCACTGATTATGCCGAGGCATTCAGTTGGTGGCACCAGGCTGCCGTCCAGGGGCACATTGCGGCCCAATTCAACCTCGGGGTCATGTTCGCCAACGGCGAAGGGGTGAAGAAAGACTTTAGCGAAGCAATTAAATGGTATCGACTGGCCGCCGAACAGGGCGATGCCAATGCCCAGTTCAACCTTGGCGGCATGTACCTCAATGGTGAGGGGGTTGAAAACAATGAATTGCAGGCCTCGATCTGGTTCAAGCTCGCCGCGTCCCAAGGGCATGAAAAAGCCCGGGAAATGCTCAGTAAGATCAACACCAGCCAAAAGTAA
- a CDS encoding cytochrome c/ABC transporter substrate-binding protein translates to MSYPLHHPKSAGAVLALLLATLILCCASPLQARELTAAEARGKEIYFSGKSPSGQPILAYFGEELVEIAGEFATCGSCHGYDGLGRPESGVLPSNITWKYLVKSYGHVHPDGVEHPAFDVASLKDYMVNGTFPGGAHGDPSMPVYDITEQDLDDLIAYMKLVGELYEPGLSDEAIEIGTLLPGQGRLAPLGEAMRGILEAYFKQVNERGGIYGRRLALAAQSLTDAEEQAAQIRAGFERKEPFALVATFTPGADHVLQSIAAEKTLPLIGPFTLFLRNTYTQNRYCFALYPGLGDQLRALTVYAANDLKLEKRKVAVLHPADTTALPGALEAAEEACQAHSWEVVTTLPLPAGPFDMRTAIAGLKKAGINLVVFLGMEEQALTFLQAADAEKWHPTVLASGIFAGRAVADAPEGFAGRLFLAYPTLAKDRQEWGISELSRLMRENQLEPNHLQATISAYAAAKTLVEALRLAGRDLDRRKLVAVLEKFYQFETGLTPALTFSPNRRTGARGAWIVGQESEAGKQPEAPVEAVWVDLK, encoded by the coding sequence ATGAGCTATCCTCTCCACCACCCGAAATCCGCCGGAGCCGTCCTCGCCCTATTGCTGGCGACTCTGATCCTGTGCTGCGCCTCCCCCCTCCAGGCCCGCGAGCTTACGGCGGCCGAAGCGCGGGGCAAAGAGATCTATTTCTCGGGTAAGAGCCCCTCGGGCCAACCGATCCTGGCCTATTTCGGCGAAGAGTTGGTGGAGATTGCAGGCGAGTTTGCCACCTGCGGCAGCTGCCACGGCTACGACGGGCTCGGTCGCCCGGAAAGCGGCGTGCTGCCGAGCAACATCACCTGGAAATATCTGGTCAAGAGCTACGGCCACGTGCACCCTGACGGGGTGGAGCATCCGGCCTTCGACGTGGCGAGCTTAAAAGATTACATGGTCAACGGCACTTTTCCCGGTGGGGCGCACGGTGATCCCTCAATGCCGGTCTACGACATAACGGAACAGGACCTGGACGATCTGATCGCCTACATGAAGTTGGTGGGTGAGCTGTACGAACCCGGGCTGAGCGACGAGGCCATCGAGATCGGCACCCTGCTGCCCGGCCAGGGGCGACTGGCTCCCCTGGGCGAGGCGATGCGCGGAATTCTCGAAGCCTACTTCAAACAGGTCAACGAGCGGGGGGGCATCTACGGACGCCGCCTGGCGCTCGCAGCTCAGTCGCTGACCGACGCCGAGGAACAGGCCGCACAAATCCGCGCCGGGTTCGAGCGAAAGGAGCCCTTCGCCCTGGTCGCCACCTTCACCCCCGGCGCCGATCACGTTCTGCAGTCGATCGCCGCCGAAAAAACCCTTCCGCTGATCGGGCCCTTCACCCTGTTTCTCCGTAACACCTACACCCAGAACCGATACTGCTTCGCCCTGTACCCTGGCTTGGGCGACCAGCTCCGGGCCCTGACCGTTTACGCCGCCAACGACCTGAAGTTGGAGAAACGGAAAGTCGCCGTTCTGCACCCGGCGGATACCACCGCCCTGCCCGGGGCCCTAGAAGCGGCCGAAGAAGCCTGCCAGGCCCATAGCTGGGAGGTCGTGACCACCCTCCCCCTTCCCGCCGGCCCCTTCGACATGCGGACAGCGATTGCCGGATTGAAAAAAGCCGGAATCAACCTGGTGGTTTTTCTGGGAATGGAAGAACAAGCATTGACGTTTCTCCAGGCTGCCGACGCTGAAAAGTGGCACCCTACCGTCCTTGCCTCGGGGATATTCGCCGGTCGGGCGGTCGCAGATGCTCCCGAGGGATTCGCCGGGCGGCTGTTTCTGGCCTATCCGACCCTCGCCAAGGATCGGCAGGAGTGGGGAATTAGCGAACTTTCCCGGCTGATGCGGGAGAACCAACTGGAGCCTAACCACCTGCAGGCGACCATCTCGGCCTACGCGGCGGCCAAGACCCTGGTCGAGGCGCTGCGGCTGGCCGGTCGCGATCTCGACCGGCGAAAGCTGGTCGCGGTGCTGGAGAAGTTCTACCAGTTCGAAACCGGTCTGACCCCGGCGCTTACCTTCTCGCCCAACCGCCGCACAGGCGCCCGGGGAGCGTGGATTGTGGGGCAGGAGTCCGAGGCGGGAAAACAGCCAGAGGCACCGGTCGAGGCGGTCTGGGTTGATTTGAAGTGA
- a CDS encoding PAS domain-containing sensor histidine kinase has product MKLQNQSRISPKSLLILLVVWIFLAELCDMVILHHLPPLPPLTRSVIDATFLLVVLSPVYFLMYRPLVRAWEEGKRMHFALRQSEERYRSLVEDIDFGISLIGADHKILMTNRAQSRYYQKPAEAFIGRQCFREFAGKDHICARCPGVTAMAENRPVEVEGERVRADGTRWYAHIHAFPVFGPDGRPTGFIEVTEDVTERKRIERKLVENEERLNFALEATRDGLWDFNLTTGEVYFSPRWVEMLGYRPEEVAPEYYTWEKLLHPDDRDRVLEALTEHVEGRAATYEAEVRMKTEAGGWIWILTRGQVVRRDQQGKALRMIGTHTDITDRKRAEEEIRFLNHQLINLAEEERARLARDLHDEFGQILTTLQLGMETLRNMTRNMGKEAEGQYQRLIGLIALLGDHVRDVSAQLRPNILDNLGLVSTLQWHIEKFSVQVPDLRVELTVAGEARRLGRDMELALYRISQEALNNTAKHSRAEHAWIELEYGQDQVALTLRDDGLGFDPQQTRDAENGFKGIGLLGIRERVGALGGTLDIRSEPGRGTAIRVMLPA; this is encoded by the coding sequence TTGAAGTTGCAGAACCAATCCAGGATTTCTCCCAAAAGTCTGCTGATTCTGCTGGTAGTCTGGATTTTCCTGGCCGAACTCTGCGACATGGTCATTCTGCACCACCTGCCTCCGCTCCCCCCCCTGACCAGGTCGGTTATCGACGCAACCTTCCTGCTGGTGGTTCTGTCCCCCGTCTACTTTCTCATGTACCGCCCCCTGGTGAGGGCCTGGGAAGAGGGCAAACGGATGCACTTCGCGCTGCGCCAGAGCGAAGAGCGCTATCGCAGCCTGGTCGAGGACATCGATTTCGGCATCAGCCTCATCGGCGCCGACCATAAAATACTCATGACCAACCGGGCCCAGTCCCGCTATTATCAGAAACCGGCGGAAGCGTTCATCGGTCGCCAGTGTTTCCGGGAGTTCGCCGGCAAGGACCACATCTGTGCCCGCTGCCCGGGCGTGACGGCCATGGCCGAGAACCGACCCGTCGAGGTCGAGGGGGAGCGGGTCCGGGCCGACGGCACCCGCTGGTACGCGCATATCCACGCCTTTCCGGTCTTCGGGCCCGATGGGCGGCCGACCGGTTTCATCGAGGTCACCGAAGATGTCACCGAGCGCAAACGGATCGAGCGCAAGCTGGTGGAAAACGAAGAGCGGCTGAATTTTGCCCTGGAGGCGACCCGGGACGGCCTGTGGGATTTCAACCTGACCACCGGAGAGGTCTATTTCAGCCCCCGCTGGGTCGAAATGCTCGGCTACCGGCCCGAGGAGGTTGCGCCGGAATACTACACCTGGGAGAAACTCCTGCACCCGGATGACCGCGACCGGGTCCTGGAAGCCCTGACCGAACACGTGGAGGGGCGCGCGGCGACCTACGAAGCCGAGGTGAGGATGAAGACGGAGGCGGGCGGCTGGATCTGGATTCTGACCCGCGGCCAGGTCGTCCGCCGGGACCAGCAGGGAAAGGCCCTGCGCATGATCGGAACGCACACCGACATCACCGACCGCAAGCGGGCCGAGGAGGAGATCCGTTTCCTCAATCACCAACTGATCAACCTGGCCGAGGAAGAGCGGGCTCGGCTGGCCCGCGACCTGCACGATGAATTCGGCCAGATCCTCACCACGCTCCAACTCGGCATGGAAACCTTGAGAAATATGACCCGGAACATGGGGAAGGAAGCCGAAGGCCAGTATCAGCGCCTCATCGGCCTGATCGCCCTGCTGGGGGATCACGTCAGGGACGTTTCGGCCCAGCTGCGCCCGAACATTCTCGACAACCTGGGCCTGGTATCCACCCTGCAATGGCACATCGAAAAATTCTCGGTCCAGGTCCCCGACCTGCGTGTCGAACTGACGGTTGCCGGGGAGGCCAGACGCCTGGGGCGGGACATGGAGCTCGCCCTTTACCGGATCAGCCAGGAGGCTCTGAACAACACCGCCAAGCATTCCCGGGCCGAGCACGCCTGGATCGAATTGGAGTACGGGCAGGACCAGGTGGCGCTTACCCTGAGGGACGACGGGCTGGGGTTCGACCCGCAACAGACGCGGGACGCGGAAAACGGCTTCAAGGGAATCGGCCTGCTGGGAATCCGGGAGCGGGTGGGGGCCCTGGGGGGAACGCTGGATATCCGCTCCGAGCCGGGCCGGGGGACTGCCATCCGGGTGATGTTGCCCGCATGA
- the rlmKL gene encoding bifunctional 23S rRNA (guanine(2069)-N(7))-methyltransferase RlmK/23S rRNA (guanine(2445)-N(2))-methyltransferase RlmL: MSDLLNFFATAPKGMEQLLAEELNSLGAVEAAEARAGASFSGTLETAYRACLWSRLASRVLLPLASFAAADPEALYQGVRSLAWQEHLAPQGTLAVDCSLSGSNITHSQFAALKVKDAIVDQFRDACGVRPSVDTERPDIRVNLHLHRNQATLSLDLSGESLHRRGYREEAVLASLKENLAAAILYRAGWPAIAAAGGTLIDPTCGSGTLVLEGALIAADIAPGLQRGYFGFLGWRKHDQAAWERLLAEARQRREAGLEKLPVLVGYDADHKAIRAAWANAERAGLASRVHFEKRDLKDLDQPGGKGVRAGLVVANPPYGERLGEIRELMPLYATLGSRLRECFQGWRASIITGNPDLGKQMGIRARRMHTLYNGALECKLLHFEIDPQWFVSAPPKGAVPASVEELSEGARMFANRLRKNLKNLGRWAKKQEIGCYRLYDADMPEYAVAVDLYETWVHVQEYAPPKSIDPKQAEARLQEVAAALPLALEVPEERIFYKVRQRQKGSAQYEKLDQKGEFHEVAEGNCRFLVNFTDYLDTGLFLDHRPTRQMIQELAAGKRFLNLFGYTGTASVHAAKGGATSTTTVDMSRTYLEWAKKNLALNGFAGRNHQLIQGDCLAWLAEQKEAFELIFLDPPTFSTSKRMEKTFDVQRDHVPLLQAAARLLAPGGLLIFSNNYRRFKMDREALAGLDFEEITAQTIPRDFERNPRIHNCWKITRKG; the protein is encoded by the coding sequence TTGTCAGACCTTCTCAATTTCTTCGCCACCGCCCCCAAGGGGATGGAACAGCTGCTCGCCGAGGAGCTCAACAGCCTCGGCGCCGTCGAGGCGGCCGAGGCGCGGGCCGGGGCGAGCTTTTCCGGCACCCTGGAGACCGCCTACCGGGCCTGCCTCTGGTCGCGCCTGGCGAGCCGGGTGCTGCTGCCGCTGGCGAGCTTCGCCGCCGCAGACCCCGAGGCGCTCTACCAGGGGGTGCGCTCGCTGGCCTGGCAGGAGCACCTCGCGCCCCAGGGGACGTTGGCGGTTGACTGCAGCCTCTCGGGCTCCAATATCACCCACTCCCAATTCGCCGCCCTCAAGGTCAAGGACGCCATCGTCGACCAGTTCCGCGACGCCTGCGGGGTGCGCCCCTCGGTGGACACCGAGCGGCCGGATATCCGGGTGAACCTGCACCTGCACCGCAACCAGGCGACCCTGAGTCTCGATCTCTCGGGCGAGAGCCTGCACCGCCGCGGCTACCGCGAAGAAGCGGTGCTGGCCTCGCTCAAGGAAAACCTCGCCGCCGCCATCCTCTACCGGGCCGGCTGGCCAGCGATCGCTGCTGCCGGCGGCACCCTGATCGACCCCACCTGCGGTTCGGGGACCCTGGTGCTGGAGGGGGCGCTGATCGCCGCCGACATCGCTCCGGGGCTGCAGCGCGGCTATTTCGGCTTTCTCGGTTGGAGGAAGCACGACCAGGCCGCCTGGGAGCGCCTGCTCGCCGAGGCCCGCCAGCGGCGCGAGGCCGGCCTGGAGAAGCTGCCGGTGCTGGTCGGCTACGATGCCGACCACAAGGCGATCCGCGCCGCCTGGGCCAACGCCGAGCGGGCCGGGCTGGCCAGCCGGGTGCATTTCGAAAAACGCGATCTCAAGGACCTCGATCAGCCGGGGGGCAAGGGCGTGAGAGCTGGCCTGGTGGTGGCCAATCCCCCTTACGGCGAGCGGCTCGGCGAGATCCGCGAGCTGATGCCTCTCTACGCTACCCTGGGATCGCGGCTGCGCGAATGTTTCCAAGGTTGGCGGGCCTCGATCATCACCGGCAACCCCGATCTCGGCAAGCAGATGGGGATCCGCGCCAGGCGCATGCACACCCTGTACAACGGCGCCCTGGAGTGCAAACTGCTGCACTTCGAAATCGACCCCCAATGGTTCGTCTCCGCGCCCCCCAAGGGCGCAGTTCCCGCCTCGGTGGAGGAGCTGAGCGAGGGGGCCAGGATGTTCGCCAACCGCCTGCGCAAGAACCTCAAGAACCTCGGCCGCTGGGCGAAAAAGCAAGAGATCGGCTGCTACCGGCTTTACGACGCCGATATGCCCGAATACGCCGTGGCCGTCGATCTCTACGAGACGTGGGTGCACGTCCAGGAATACGCTCCGCCCAAGTCCATCGACCCCAAACAGGCCGAAGCGCGCCTGCAGGAGGTGGCGGCGGCGCTGCCGCTGGCGCTGGAGGTCCCCGAGGAGCGCATCTTCTACAAGGTGCGCCAGCGGCAGAAGGGGAGTGCCCAGTACGAAAAGCTCGATCAGAAGGGGGAGTTTCACGAAGTGGCAGAGGGGAATTGCCGTTTTCTGGTCAATTTTACCGACTATCTCGACACCGGTTTGTTTCTCGACCATCGCCCCACGCGGCAGATGATCCAGGAGCTGGCCGCCGGCAAGCGTTTTCTCAACCTGTTCGGCTACACCGGTACTGCCAGCGTCCACGCCGCCAAGGGCGGCGCCACCTCCACCACCACCGTGGACATGTCGCGCACCTATCTCGAGTGGGCGAAGAAGAACCTGGCCCTCAACGGCTTTGCCGGAAGAAACCACCAACTGATCCAGGGAGACTGCCTGGCCTGGCTGGCCGAGCAGAAGGAGGCCTTCGAGCTGATCTTCCTCGACCCGCCGACCTTTTCCACATCCAAGCGCATGGAGAAGACTTTCGACGTCCAGCGCGACCACGTCCCCCTGCTGCAGGCGGCCGCCCGCCTGCTCGCCCCGGGCGGGCTGCTGATCTTTTCCAACAACTACCGCCGCTTCAAGATGGATCGCGAAGCACTCGCCGGGTTGGATTTCGAGGAGATCACCGCGCAGACCATCCCCAGGGATTTCGAACGCAATCCGCGGATTCACAACTGCTGGAAGATTACCCGGAAAGGTTAA